Proteins from a single region of Lasioglossum baleicum chromosome 1, iyLasBale1, whole genome shotgun sequence:
- the LOC143218377 gene encoding uncharacterized protein LOC143218377, with translation MVSTLRKIKMEFGVEAINYAIVKNDNIADLERFRGRSEPVWMFIQDGKMVNLVFGANCPNLRKLLTHEIRRVQANEEPEMRLSVSTRTPVEEVMWKKEEAIRKGKEDRRLAKEEAERKERYEAFLDQMMFELCEETTVVFYPWVFRDEEGRFRDKYGSPPYTDLTTSLFKQNFDIQEEQRLSFTEEMIESMLVESGDEMTPEMIAGLTDGKTLALRLKGRRPHPDWPVQFPFDCPKGELRCPTREINDVENYLFHLLNSSKPLIHESAANLNVTEPYMKRHFYIHAPDPEDEEDIPRQHPAVWIPRQVLLDDVRLDSRKLYRSCDR, from the exons ATGGTGAGTACCTTGAGGAAGATCAAGATGGAGTTCGGCGTAGAAGCGATCAACTACGCGATCGTCAAGAACGACAATATCGCCGATCTAGAGAGATTCCGTGGAAGAAGCGAGCCCGTGTGGATGTTCATCCAAGACGGGAAAATGGTGAACCTAGTTTTCGGCGCGAACTGTCCTAATTTGAGGAAGCTGCTCACTCATGAGATTCGGAGAGTGCAGGCGAACGAAGAACCGGAAATGAGGTTGAGTGTGAGCACTAGGACGCCGGTGGAGGAGGTCATGTGGAAGAAGGAGGAAGCCATTAG AAAAGGAAAAGAGGATCGACGACTCGCCAAAGAGGAGgccgagagaaaagagagataCGAAGCGTTTCTGGATCAGATGATGTTCGAGTTATGCGAGGAAACCACTGTGGTCTTCTACCCGTGGGTCTTCAGGGACGAGGAGGGTCGTTTCAGGGACAAGTATGGCAGTCCTCCGTACACTGATCTAACTACCAGCCTCTTCAAGCAGAACTTCGACATCCAGGAGGAGCAACGGTTGAGCTTCACCGAGGAGATGATCGAGAGCATGCTGGTCGAGAGTGGCGACGAGATGACGCCAGAAATGATCGCAG GATTAACCGACGGCAAGACCCTTGCGCTGAGATTGAAGGGCAGACGACCTCACCCCGATTGGCCAGTGCAATTCCCGTTCGACTGCCCCAAGGGGGAACTTAGGTGTCCCACACGAGAGATCAACGACGTCGAGAATTACCTCTTTCATCTGCTGAACAGCAGCAAGCCTCTAATCCACGAATCCGCCGCTAATCTCAACGTCACCGAACCATACATGAAACGACACTTTTACATCCACGCACCTGACCCAGAGGATGAAGAGGACATCCCCAGACAGCATCCTGCAGTTTGGATACCTCGTCAGGTATTACTCGATGACGTCCGATTGGATTCAAGAAAATTGTACCGATCTTGTGATCGATAG